A portion of the uncultured Bacteroides sp. genome contains these proteins:
- a CDS encoding RNA polymerase sigma factor yields MKSLSFKKDLISIQDELFRFAYKLTSNREEANDLLQETSLKALDNEDKYIPETNFKGWMYTIMRNIFINNYRKIVRDQTYVDQTDNLYHLNLPQNSGFESTEGAYDLKEMHRIVNALPKEYKVPFSMHVSGFKYREIAEKLDLPLGTVKSRIFFTRQRLQEELKDFV; encoded by the coding sequence ATGAAAAGTTTAAGTTTCAAAAAAGATCTGATCAGTATTCAGGATGAGTTATTTCGCTTTGCGTATAAATTAACTTCCAATAGGGAAGAAGCAAACGATTTGTTGCAAGAAACTTCATTAAAAGCTTTAGATAATGAAGATAAATATATCCCTGAGACAAATTTTAAAGGCTGGATGTATACCATTATGCGCAATATCTTTATTAATAACTATCGTAAGATTGTTCGTGATCAGACTTATGTAGACCAGACGGATAATTTGTATCACCTTAACTTGCCTCAGAATTCAGGTTTTGAAAGCACTGAAGGAGCATATGACCTTAAAGAAATGCATCGTATTGTGAATGCATTGCCTAAAGAATACAAAGTACCGTTTTCAATGCATGTATCAGGGTTTAAGTATCGTGAGATTGCCGAGAAACTTGATTTACCTCTTGGTACTGTGAAAAGTCGTATATTTTTTACCCGACAGAGATTGCAGGAAGAATTGAAAGATTTCGTTTAA
- the mtgA gene encoding monofunctional biosynthetic peptidoglycan transglycosylase produces MVIKKILRIIRNLIIFFFLSTIFVVVAYRYIPVYATPLMPIRCVQQIFDGKKPIWKHKWVPLEEMSPYMPRAVIASEDNRFPTHNGFDVVEIKKAMKENEKRKKKRGASTISQQTAKNVFLWPQSSWLRKGFEVYFTALIEVVWSKERIMEVYLNSIEMGNGIYGAEATANYKFGTQASKLSKGQCALIAATLPNPIRFDSARPSSYIKRRQQQILRLMRILPPFPEKEKGK; encoded by the coding sequence ATGGTCATAAAAAAAATACTCCGCATAATCCGTAATCTAATTATCTTTTTCTTCCTTTCTACCATCTTTGTAGTAGTAGCCTACCGCTATATACCTGTTTATGCCACTCCTCTAATGCCCATCAGATGTGTGCAACAAATCTTTGATGGCAAAAAACCTATATGGAAACATAAATGGGTACCGCTTGAAGAAATGTCCCCTTACATGCCCAGGGCCGTTATTGCCTCTGAGGATAATCGCTTCCCTACACACAATGGCTTCGACGTGGTCGAGATCAAGAAAGCAATGAAAGAGAATGAAAAAAGGAAGAAGAAACGCGGAGCAAGCACCATCAGCCAGCAGACTGCAAAGAATGTATTTCTCTGGCCTCAATCTTCGTGGCTCAGAAAAGGTTTCGAGGTATATTTCACCGCACTAATAGAAGTGGTATGGTCTAAAGAACGTATTATGGAGGTGTACTTAAATTCTATCGAAATGGGTAATGGCATTTATGGCGCTGAAGCAACTGCTAACTATAAATTCGGCACGCAAGCCTCTAAATTAAGTAAAGGGCAATGTGCATTAATAGCTGCAACACTGCCCAATCCTATACGCTTTGATTCAGCTCGACCATCTTCCTACATCAAACGGAGACAACAACAAATATTACGTTTGATGCGAATACTTCCCCCTTTCCCTGAAAAAGAAAAGGGGAAATAA
- a CDS encoding DUF4251 domain-containing protein, giving the protein MKTSMRILMLLVLLGTGTQWSIAQNKKEKKAEKEQAVRENIESKNYSIDVDIALPRRGTNIHLTSSYSLEVKNDSVSSWLPYYGRAYSIPYGGGDGLTFKAPIENYKLTYNKKGTAKIEFTARTKEDLYEFNIAIFTSGSSSISVNMHNRDSIDFSGELNMKK; this is encoded by the coding sequence ATGAAAACAAGTATGCGTATATTGATGCTATTGGTATTATTAGGAACCGGAACACAATGGAGCATTGCTCAAAACAAAAAGGAAAAGAAAGCAGAGAAAGAGCAGGCTGTGAGAGAGAATATTGAATCCAAAAACTACAGCATTGATGTAGACATAGCCCTTCCACGCAGAGGTACTAACATACACTTAACTTCCTCCTATTCGCTTGAAGTGAAAAATGATTCTGTATCTTCATGGCTCCCTTATTACGGACGAGCCTACTCCATCCCATACGGAGGAGGTGATGGCCTCACGTTCAAAGCACCTATCGAAAACTACAAACTTACCTATAATAAGAAAGGTACAGCAAAAATAGAATTTACCGCCCGCACCAAAGAAGATCTTTATGAATTCAACATAGCTATCTTCACTTCAGGCTCGTCAAGCATCAGCGTAAATATGCATAATAGAGATTCTATCGACTTTTCAGGAGAACTGAATATGAAGAAATAG
- a CDS encoding TIM barrel protein: MILSRYTLLLMLCFSSIFSLELGARTARDRKGGQQYKISVCDWMILKRQKIGSFELVRELKGDGVEMDMGGLGKRDSFDNKLRQPYFQKLFRDKSKEYNVSVSSVAMSGFYGQSFVTRSNYKDLVQDCINTMKVLGVKVAFLPLGVQCDLTKYPEIRQELVHRLKIVGDIALKEGKVIGIESSLDAKGEVALLKDIHSKGIKIYYKFQNSLEAGRNLCDELRILGKDNICQIHCTDTDGTLLADNKRLDMNKVKQTLDDMGWSGWLVVERSRDANNVHDVKANYGSNISYLKSVFQK; this comes from the coding sequence ATGATACTCTCTAGATATACCTTATTATTAATGCTTTGTTTTTCTTCTATATTTTCTTTGGAACTAGGGGCAAGGACAGCCAGAGATAGGAAGGGGGGGCAACAATATAAAATATCTGTGTGCGATTGGATGATATTGAAGCGTCAAAAGATCGGTTCATTTGAATTAGTTCGTGAACTGAAAGGTGATGGTGTGGAAATGGATATGGGGGGACTTGGGAAGAGAGATTCTTTTGATAACAAGTTGCGTCAACCTTATTTTCAAAAGCTATTTAGAGACAAATCGAAAGAATATAATGTGAGTGTGTCTTCTGTTGCCATGTCAGGCTTTTATGGTCAATCTTTTGTCACTCGTTCTAATTATAAGGATTTAGTGCAAGATTGTATAAATACAATGAAAGTCTTGGGAGTTAAAGTTGCATTTCTTCCGTTGGGTGTGCAGTGTGACTTGACTAAATACCCGGAGATACGTCAGGAATTGGTTCATCGTTTGAAGATAGTTGGTGATATAGCTTTAAAAGAGGGCAAAGTCATTGGGATTGAATCCTCTCTTGATGCGAAAGGTGAAGTTGCTCTGCTGAAAGACATTCATTCAAAAGGAATAAAGATCTATTATAAATTTCAGAACTCACTGGAAGCCGGTCGTAATCTGTGTGACGAACTAAGAATTTTAGGAAAAGATAATATATGTCAGATTCATTGTACAGATACCGATGGTACTTTGTTAGCCGATAATAAACGATTGGATATGAATAAGGTAAAGCAAACGCTTGATGATATGGGCTGGAGTGGTTGGCTGGTAGTGGAACGTTCGCGAGATGCGAACAATGTTCATGATGTGAAAGCTAATTATGGAAGTAATATATCTTATTTGAAAAGTGTTTTCCAAAAGTAA
- a CDS encoding MATE family efflux transporter — protein sequence MNIGVKRLTQGPIRRQLFNLAMPIMATAFIQMAYSLTDMAWVGRLGSESVAAIGSVAILTWMSASISLLNKVGSEVSVGQSIGAENMEDAKCFASHNISIALIISIIWGGILFFLARPIINIYALEEHITENAISYLRIVSTGLPFVFLSAAFTGIYNAAGRSKVPFFISGTGLILNIVLDPLFIFGFNLGTDGAAYATWLAQAAVLALFIYQLRNRDVLLGGFPFFTKLRRKYSYRIIKLGAPVAGFNVLFAFVNMFLCRTASEVGGHIGLMTLTTGGQIEAITWNTSQGFSTALGAFIAQNYAAGYATRVIKAWQTTLWMTFIFGTFCTLLFVFFGNEIFSIFVPEQKAYISGGEYLQISGYSQLFMMLEITTQGVFYGIGRTVPPAVISIVFNYMRIPLAILLAQMGMGVEGIWWAISSTSIAKGLVLAIWFAIIKKRVLKHDFQKEI from the coding sequence ATGAATATCGGAGTTAAAAGACTAACGCAAGGCCCCATTCGTCGTCAATTGTTTAATCTGGCAATGCCAATTATGGCTACTGCATTTATCCAAATGGCATATAGCCTAACAGACATGGCATGGGTAGGAAGATTGGGAAGTGAGTCGGTTGCAGCTATAGGATCAGTCGCAATATTGACGTGGATGTCGGCCTCTATATCTCTACTTAACAAAGTCGGTTCAGAAGTTAGCGTAGGGCAATCGATTGGCGCTGAAAACATGGAAGATGCAAAATGCTTCGCTTCCCACAATATTTCAATCGCACTCATTATTTCAATTATTTGGGGAGGAATACTTTTCTTCTTGGCCAGACCCATCATTAATATATATGCTCTAGAAGAACATATCACAGAAAATGCCATTTCTTATCTCAGAATTGTCTCAACAGGATTGCCTTTTGTTTTTTTATCAGCTGCATTTACCGGAATATACAATGCCGCAGGGAGAAGCAAAGTACCTTTTTTTATCAGCGGAACCGGGTTGATCCTTAACATCGTCTTAGATCCGCTTTTCATTTTTGGATTTAACTTAGGCACGGACGGTGCTGCTTATGCTACGTGGCTTGCACAGGCCGCCGTATTAGCCCTATTTATATATCAGTTACGAAACAGAGATGTTCTTCTAGGAGGGTTTCCATTTTTCACCAAACTAAGAAGAAAATACTCTTACCGTATTATAAAGCTAGGAGCGCCAGTGGCTGGATTTAATGTGCTGTTCGCATTTGTCAACATGTTCCTTTGCCGGACGGCATCAGAAGTAGGTGGGCATATTGGACTGATGACTCTCACCACGGGTGGACAGATTGAGGCCATCACATGGAATACTTCACAAGGATTCTCTACCGCTCTAGGGGCATTCATTGCACAAAATTATGCTGCCGGATATGCGACGCGAGTAATTAAAGCTTGGCAGACAACTTTGTGGATGACTTTCATTTTTGGCACTTTCTGCACACTTCTATTCGTTTTCTTTGGCAATGAGATCTTTTCAATCTTCGTTCCCGAGCAGAAAGCATACATCTCAGGAGGAGAATATCTGCAAATATCGGGCTATTCGCAACTTTTTATGATGCTCGAAATTACCACTCAAGGAGTATTCTATGGCATTGGTCGTACAGTACCTCCTGCTGTAATCAGCATTGTATTCAACTATATGAGAATCCCGTTGGCCATCCTTCTTGCTCAAATGGGCATGGGGGTTGAGGGCATATGGTGGGCTATCAGTTCTACAAGCATCGCTAAGGGGTTAGTTTTAGCCATTTGGTTTGCAATCATAAAGAAAAGAGTATTAAAACATGATTTTCAAAAAGAGATATAA
- a CDS encoding trimeric intracellular cation channel family protein, which translates to MPTFVQIIEFVGTFAFAISGIRLASAKQFDWFGAYVVGLVTAIGGGTIRDLLLGVTPFWMTDPVYLVCSGLALIWVIFFGKFLIHLHNTFFIFDSIGLALFTVVGVGKTLALGYPFWVAIVMGSITGAAGGVIRDVFINEIPLIFRKEIYAIACVVGGLVYWVCYLVGLNPMVTQISSGISVFIVRILAVKYQICLPILKGNQE; encoded by the coding sequence ATGCCAACATTTGTTCAGATTATAGAGTTCGTGGGTACGTTTGCTTTCGCTATCAGCGGCATTCGTCTGGCTTCTGCCAAGCAGTTCGATTGGTTTGGAGCTTATGTTGTCGGACTAGTCACTGCTATTGGAGGCGGTACCATTCGAGATTTATTGCTTGGTGTTACCCCCTTTTGGATGACCGATCCTGTATATCTTGTATGTTCAGGCTTAGCCCTGATCTGGGTCATCTTCTTCGGGAAATTCCTTATTCATTTGCATAATACCTTTTTTATTTTTGATAGCATTGGATTAGCACTTTTCACTGTAGTGGGAGTGGGGAAAACACTTGCTTTGGGTTATCCCTTCTGGGTGGCTATCGTTATGGGAAGCATAACCGGTGCTGCAGGCGGAGTTATTCGTGATGTGTTTATTAATGAAATTCCCCTCATTTTTCGCAAGGAGATATACGCTATAGCCTGTGTCGTCGGTGGGTTGGTTTATTGGGTGTGTTATCTTGTTGGTTTGAATCCGATGGTCACTCAGATTAGCAGTGGAATCAGTGTCTTTATTGTTCGTATTCTTGCGGTGAAGTATCAAATCTGCCTTCCTATTCTAAAAGGAAATCAAGAATAA
- a CDS encoding biotin/lipoyl-binding protein, with protein sequence MKKEIKFSLVYRDMWQSSGKYQPRVDQLVRIAPLIVEMGCFSRVETNGGAFEQVNLLYGENPNKAVREFTKPFNDAGIQTHMLDRGLNGLRMYPVPSDVRRLMYKVKHAQGVDITRIFCGLNEVRNIIPSIKYALESGMIPQATLCITFSPVHTVEYYVGIADQLVAAGAPEICLKDMAGVGRPGMLGRLTKAIKEKHPEIIIQYHGHSGPGLSMASILEVCENGADIIDVAMEPLSWGKVHPDVISVQAMLKDKGFQVAEINMKAYMKARAMTQEFIDDFLGYFIDSTNKHMSSLLLKCGLPGGMMGSMMADLKGVHSGINMILRSKNEPELHLDDLLLMLFDEVEYVWPKLGYPPLVTPFSQYVKNVALMNVMALVKGESRWGMIDSHTWNMILGKSGKLPGALDAEIIELAKSKGYEFVDEDPQKNYPDQLEEYRAEMKENGWDCGPDDEELFELAMHDRQYRDYKSGVAKKRFEEELQRAKDAALAVQGFSEEEVKKFKRAKAEPITALEKGRVIWEIDVESPSMPPEVGRKYTPNDTVCYIATPWGTYDKVMANFTGRVVEVCAKQGELVNKGDVLAYIERNSDVA encoded by the coding sequence ATGAAAAAAGAGATTAAATTCAGCCTTGTCTATCGAGACATGTGGCAATCTTCCGGAAAGTATCAACCCCGGGTAGATCAACTAGTCAGAATCGCCCCCTTAATTGTAGAAATGGGCTGTTTTTCCCGAGTGGAGACGAATGGTGGCGCTTTTGAACAAGTAAACTTGTTATATGGCGAAAACCCAAACAAAGCCGTACGCGAGTTTACAAAACCTTTTAATGATGCAGGTATACAAACCCACATGCTAGATCGTGGATTGAATGGACTGCGTATGTATCCTGTTCCTTCTGATGTTCGCCGTTTAATGTATAAAGTGAAGCATGCACAAGGAGTGGACATTACACGCATATTTTGCGGGTTGAATGAAGTGAGAAACATCATCCCATCTATTAAATATGCGCTTGAGAGTGGGATGATTCCTCAAGCAACTCTTTGTATCACCTTTTCTCCCGTGCATACAGTAGAGTATTATGTTGGCATTGCCGATCAGTTGGTAGCTGCCGGAGCACCTGAAATTTGTTTGAAAGACATGGCAGGTGTCGGACGCCCCGGAATGCTGGGACGACTGACTAAGGCTATCAAAGAAAAACATCCTGAAATTATTATCCAATATCATGGCCACTCAGGTCCGGGTCTCTCTATGGCTTCTATTCTTGAGGTTTGTGAGAATGGTGCTGACATCATTGATGTTGCTATGGAACCGTTATCTTGGGGTAAAGTACATCCAGACGTAATTTCCGTTCAGGCTATGCTCAAAGATAAAGGTTTTCAGGTTGCTGAGATCAATATGAAGGCATACATGAAAGCGCGTGCTATGACTCAAGAGTTTATTGATGACTTTCTAGGCTATTTTATTGATTCAACGAATAAACACATGTCTTCGTTGTTGTTAAAATGCGGTTTACCGGGAGGAATGATGGGGTCTATGATGGCCGACTTGAAAGGTGTGCATTCGGGCATAAACATGATTCTGCGAAGCAAAAATGAACCGGAATTGCACTTGGATGATTTGCTGTTAATGTTGTTCGATGAAGTAGAATATGTATGGCCTAAACTAGGATATCCTCCTTTGGTGACTCCTTTCAGTCAGTATGTGAAAAATGTGGCATTGATGAATGTTATGGCTTTGGTTAAGGGCGAAAGTCGCTGGGGCATGATAGATAGTCATACTTGGAACATGATCTTAGGTAAGAGTGGTAAATTACCGGGTGCTTTAGATGCTGAAATCATAGAACTTGCTAAATCTAAAGGGTATGAATTTGTAGATGAAGATCCTCAAAAGAACTATCCCGATCAATTAGAGGAATATAGAGCCGAGATGAAAGAAAACGGATGGGATTGTGGTCCTGACGATGAGGAGTTATTCGAATTGGCTATGCATGATCGTCAGTATCGTGATTACAAATCGGGTGTTGCTAAGAAACGTTTTGAGGAAGAACTTCAACGGGCTAAAGATGCTGCACTTGCTGTACAAGGATTCTCTGAAGAAGAAGTGAAGAAGTTTAAAAGAGCTAAAGCAGAACCTATTACAGCTTTGGAAAAAGGACGCGTAATTTGGGAAATTGATGTGGAATCGCCTTCAATGCCTCCTGAAGTAGGACGCAAATATACTCCAAATGATACCGTGTGTTATATTGCAACACCGTGGGGTACTTATGATAAAGTGATGGCCAATTTCACTGGTCGTGTTGTTGAAGTTTGCGCCAAGCAAGGCGAGTTGGTCAATAAAGGTGATGTATTGGCTTATATAGAGAGAAATAGCGATGTAGCTTAA
- a CDS encoding DUF5686 family protein translates to MKKKYHKFIILFLLAFITPNAFAQLRGIVTDSISHEPLMYISVFYEGKGVGGITDVNGAYKIDTRKGWNKVTFSAVGYITKVMKILPDTKELNVQLSPTSIQLNEIVVKPKKEKYSRKNNPAVDFMRKVIDHKSAQKLEENDYYQYDKYQKMKMSINNVTPESLQKGIYKKFSFLSKQVEVSPDTHKMILPISIQETASQTIYRKKPESKKIIIKGMNSSGIEDFFSTGDMVGTILKDVFSDVNIYDNNIRLLQTPFVSPISESGISFYKYYLMDTVMVDKHECVHLTFVPQNSQDFGFTGHLYVLKDSTYAVKRCLMNLPKKTGVNYVDNLDITQEYQQLPNGNWVLTDDDMTVDLSLFKSQQGLQVKRTTKYTNYQFTPIEQRLFKFRGDVMKETDMLTKSDDYWASVRQVPLTKTENSMDLFMNQLEQIPGFKLILFSAKALIENFVETGTKEHPSKFDFGPINTMVSSNYIDGTRLRLSGQTTGNFDPHWFLSGYGAYGFKDKKWKYSGQVLYSFPKCSYLPWEFPKNNISASYSFDVMSPMDKFLATDKDNVFVAWKTGPVDQMSYIRDATLQYEMETNWGFSVKLMGRRRNDEPTGKLQYIRNNADENVKIPVHDITTSEFGVTLRYAPGETFVNTKQRRVPVSLDAPIFTLSQTSGLKDVLGGEYNFNLTEASFWKRLWLSSWGKVDITFKGGIQWSKVPFPLLILPEANLSYITQRETFNLINNMEFLNDRYASMSLTYDMNGKLFNRIPLLKKLKWREVFRFRALYGSLSDKNNPYKNPNDGDLFRFPERDGVTSSFVMDPSTPYLEASVGIHNIFKIVHIEYVRRLTYLNNPNINKDGIRFMVMVTF, encoded by the coding sequence ATGAAAAAGAAATATCACAAATTCATTATACTATTCTTACTGGCATTTATTACCCCCAATGCTTTTGCACAACTTAGAGGGATTGTTACTGATTCAATATCGCATGAACCCTTGATGTATATATCCGTATTCTACGAAGGTAAAGGCGTGGGAGGTATTACCGATGTAAACGGCGCCTACAAGATTGACACCAGAAAAGGGTGGAACAAAGTAACATTCTCTGCTGTAGGATACATCACCAAAGTGATGAAAATTCTTCCAGATACCAAAGAGCTGAACGTACAACTATCTCCGACATCCATTCAGCTGAATGAAATAGTAGTGAAACCAAAGAAAGAAAAATACTCTCGGAAGAATAATCCAGCGGTGGACTTTATGCGTAAAGTAATTGATCATAAATCGGCTCAAAAACTCGAAGAGAATGATTATTATCAGTACGATAAGTACCAGAAGATGAAGATGTCCATCAACAATGTAACTCCTGAAAGTCTTCAAAAAGGCATTTACAAGAAGTTTTCATTCTTATCTAAGCAAGTCGAAGTTTCTCCGGATACCCATAAAATGATCTTGCCCATATCTATACAAGAGACAGCATCACAAACCATCTATCGCAAAAAACCGGAAAGCAAGAAAATAATTATTAAAGGAATGAATTCAAGTGGCATTGAAGATTTTTTTTCAACTGGAGATATGGTTGGAACTATTCTTAAAGATGTCTTTTCGGACGTAAACATATACGATAACAATATCCGTCTTTTACAAACTCCTTTTGTTAGTCCCATTTCTGAATCGGGTATTTCTTTCTATAAGTATTACCTGATGGATACAGTTATGGTGGACAAGCACGAGTGCGTACACTTAACATTCGTACCTCAGAATTCGCAGGATTTTGGCTTTACCGGACATTTATACGTGCTGAAAGACTCTACGTATGCGGTGAAAAGATGTCTCATGAATCTACCTAAGAAAACAGGTGTCAATTATGTTGATAATCTTGATATTACCCAAGAGTATCAGCAACTGCCCAATGGAAACTGGGTACTCACGGATGATGATATGACAGTCGATCTTTCTCTCTTTAAATCGCAGCAAGGGTTACAGGTGAAGCGTACCACAAAATACACCAACTACCAATTCACGCCAATAGAACAACGATTATTTAAATTTCGGGGAGATGTGATGAAAGAGACAGACATGCTGACCAAAAGTGATGATTATTGGGCTAGCGTAAGACAGGTGCCACTTACAAAGACCGAAAACAGCATGGATCTATTTATGAATCAATTAGAACAAATACCCGGCTTTAAACTCATCCTTTTTAGTGCAAAAGCATTGATCGAGAATTTTGTTGAGACAGGCACTAAAGAACACCCCAGCAAATTTGACTTCGGACCTATCAACACGATGGTTTCGAGTAATTATATCGATGGAACCCGTCTGCGATTAAGTGGACAGACCACAGGAAATTTTGACCCACACTGGTTCCTCAGCGGCTATGGAGCTTATGGTTTTAAAGATAAGAAATGGAAATACAGCGGACAAGTACTTTATTCATTCCCCAAATGCTCTTATTTGCCTTGGGAATTTCCAAAAAACAATATCTCTGCCTCATACAGTTTTGACGTAATGTCTCCTATGGATAAATTCCTCGCTACGGATAAGGATAATGTATTTGTGGCATGGAAAACAGGGCCTGTTGACCAGATGTCATATATTCGAGATGCAACCCTGCAATACGAAATGGAGACTAATTGGGGCTTTTCGGTCAAGTTAATGGGACGTCGGCGTAACGACGAACCAACCGGAAAACTGCAATATATACGTAATAACGCAGATGAAAATGTCAAGATACCCGTACATGATATAACAACAAGTGAATTTGGAGTGACATTACGCTACGCTCCCGGTGAAACATTTGTTAACACCAAACAACGGCGCGTCCCTGTCTCCCTGGATGCCCCCATATTTACTCTTTCACAAACGAGTGGATTAAAAGATGTTCTGGGTGGAGAGTATAATTTTAATCTCACCGAGGCAAGCTTCTGGAAACGTTTATGGCTATCATCATGGGGAAAAGTAGACATTACTTTTAAAGGTGGCATACAATGGAGCAAGGTTCCTTTCCCGCTACTAATATTACCGGAAGCAAACTTATCGTACATCACTCAGCGGGAAACGTTCAACTTAATTAATAATATGGAATTCCTGAATGATCGTTATGCTTCCATGTCTTTAACGTATGATATGAATGGTAAACTGTTCAATCGTATACCACTGCTAAAGAAATTAAAATGGCGCGAGGTCTTTAGATTCCGTGCACTATATGGATCACTTAGTGATAAAAATAATCCATATAAGAATCCAAACGACGGTGACTTATTCCGCTTTCCGGAAAGAGATGGAGTTACCAGCAGTTTTGTGATGGACCCCAGTACTCCTTATTTAGAAGCAAGCGTTGGCATTCATAACATATTCAAAATAGTACATATAGAATACGTGCGCCGACTCACTTACCTCAATAATCCAAACATCAACAAAGATGGCATCCGATTTATGGTGATGGTAACATTCTAA
- a CDS encoding OmpA family protein, whose amino-acid sequence MKKIKFLALFLSVSLIFGSCSTTSNTVKGGAIGAGSGAALGAIIGGIAGKGKGALIGAAIGTAVGGTAGAVIGRKMDKNAAAAAAIEGANVEKITDANGLAAVKVTFESGILFGFNSSTLSATSKKSLSEFAGILRADPTLDIAIIGHTDKVGTYEANQTVSAKRAQAVRNYLQLGGVSSSQFKSVEGVGYAQYDEGMSAEQNRRVEIYMYASQQMIKNAESGK is encoded by the coding sequence ATGAAAAAGATTAAATTTTTAGCATTATTTTTAAGTGTTTCCCTAATATTTGGAAGTTGTAGCACAACTAGCAACACTGTAAAGGGAGGCGCTATTGGTGCTGGTTCAGGCGCAGCACTGGGAGCTATAATTGGCGGTATAGCAGGTAAAGGAAAAGGTGCATTAATTGGTGCAGCTATTGGTACTGCTGTTGGTGGAACAGCCGGCGCAGTAATCGGCCGTAAAATGGATAAAAATGCGGCAGCAGCAGCAGCAATTGAAGGTGCAAACGTAGAGAAGATTACTGATGCTAACGGATTGGCTGCTGTAAAAGTAACTTTTGAGTCAGGTATCCTTTTCGGCTTCAACTCTTCTACTCTGAGTGCCACATCTAAAAAATCGTTGAGCGAATTTGCAGGTATCTTGAGAGCTGACCCAACATTAGACATTGCGATCATTGGTCATACCGATAAAGTAGGTACATACGAAGCAAATCAAACTGTTTCTGCAAAGCGTGCACAAGCAGTCAGAAACTACCTTCAACTCGGCGGCGTATCTAGTTCTCAGTTCAAATCAGTGGAAGGAGTAGGATATGCTCAATATGACGAAGGCATGAGTGCTGAACAGAACCGCCGTGTGGAAATCTACATGTACGCCAGCCAACAAATGATTAAAAATGCTGAATCAGGAAAGTAA
- the wecB gene encoding UDP-N-acetylglucosamine 2-epimerase (non-hydrolyzing): MKITIVAGARPNFMKIAPIVRAIEAAQAQGKRIFYRLVYTGTQRDNSLDASLFADLNMKGPDVYLGVSSNNSTELTAGIMIAFERELAENPAHVVLVVDDLTSTMSCAIVAKKQNIKVAHVVAGTRSFDMSMPKEVNRMITDGLSDYLFTAGMVANRNLNQSGTENEHIYYVGNILVDTIRYNRNRLIRPMWFSVLGLKEKNYILLTINRHALLNNKANFKELLETLIEKANGMPIVAPLHSYVSDAIKELQIKAPNLHILLPQSYLAFGFLINKAKAIVTDSGNVAEEATFLGIPCITLNTYAEHPETWRVGTNELVGESPSALAEAMDKLAKGEWKQGTLPERWDGRTAERIVQILLNE; the protein is encoded by the coding sequence ATGAAAATAACAATCGTGGCCGGGGCCCGCCCCAATTTCATGAAAATTGCGCCCATTGTACGTGCCATTGAGGCTGCGCAAGCGCAAGGTAAACGTATTTTTTACAGATTGGTATATACCGGAACACAGAGAGATAATAGTCTGGATGCTTCCTTATTTGCCGATCTGAACATGAAAGGCCCTGATGTATATTTGGGCGTAAGCAGCAATAATTCTACCGAACTTACTGCGGGCATCATGATTGCCTTTGAACGCGAATTGGCTGAGAATCCTGCGCATGTGGTTCTGGTTGTAGATGATTTAACTTCTACTATGAGTTGTGCTATCGTGGCAAAAAAACAAAATATAAAAGTCGCTCACGTAGTTGCCGGTACACGCTCCTTTGACATGAGTATGCCTAAAGAGGTGAACAGAATGATAACCGACGGCCTCTCGGACTACCTCTTTACTGCCGGAATGGTGGCAAATCGAAACCTGAATCAATCGGGCACAGAGAATGAACACATTTATTATGTGGGTAATATTCTGGTGGATACAATACGTTATAATCGCAATCGATTGATTCGTCCTATGTGGTTTAGCGTTTTGGGGCTGAAAGAAAAAAACTACATTTTGCTTACCATCAACCGCCATGCCTTACTAAACAATAAAGCAAACTTCAAAGAGTTGCTCGAAACGCTTATTGAAAAAGCAAATGGTATGCCCATTGTGGCTCCATTACACTCATACGTAAGTGATGCCATCAAAGAGTTGCAGATAAAAGCGCCCAATCTGCACATACTATTACCGCAAAGTTACCTTGCTTTCGGGTTTCTGATAAATAAGGCGAAAGCAATTGTTACCGACTCGGGCAATGTAGCCGAAGAGGCAACTTTCCTAGGCATTCCCTGCATCACGCTCAATACTTACGCCGAACATCCGGAAACTTGGCGAGTAGGCACCAATGAATTAGTAGGCGAAAGCCCATCGGCATTGGCTGAAGCCATGGATAAATTAGCCAAAGGAGAATGGAAACAAGGCACATTACCCGAACGCTGGGACGGACGTACAGCCGAACGAATTGTGCAAATACTCCTAAACGAATAA